A stretch of the Glycine soja cultivar W05 chromosome 13, ASM419377v2, whole genome shotgun sequence genome encodes the following:
- the LOC114382274 gene encoding uncharacterized protein LOC114382274 isoform X2, which produces MTGMSKEEGSAGPSWGASFFMQTREDVVRAVAAAVNSPLSSKDDNTGSQLQRLQYHVAKMLKGFSHPPNVENTNYNPEILTSLKRQWAANFQLQYMDHRSWKEPSQLFESMVVVGLPPNCDVQALQRQYVDRKFEGSGKLRSALGYQNQSRVEPNIEPQVLFVYPPEKQLPLKCKDLISFCFPGGLEVCAVERTPSMSELNEILFGQEHLKQRDLSFVFRLQGAENSTLYGCCVLVEELVQKPSGLLSLISDKQPSYSSLRRHILITQRCYCILSRIPAFELHFGVLNSIFTQERLERLTKGVGDLNLEFDEGNHKEENLQGYLESVLVSDGPIEDRLGGNTVISQSRVRKSTPENIVDDGQSEHLMVDGELQTYKERINYDDALLTDPVNDRTTAKEDSGPANSENSDHYGDAFATNKQSDDKHLPNAILPLLRYCQYESSESSCSFQGSPCEDRNFRSDVDDNETEEASFSGQEDLNDLNDILEWAKENNHGPLQIVSEFYRLSCPARGSSLTFHPLEHLHPLEYHRSAETVLRLADSTVDLKTSSTGLGLADAHIALLVEEANALSLWAVACLCGTLRLENVLTFFAGVLLEKQIVVVCSNLGILSASVLSVIPLIQPYRWQSLLMPVLPNDMLEFLDAPVPYVVGIKNKTSEVQSKFTNVILVDADRNLVKSPTVPQLPRQKELVSSLRPYHETLVGESYLGRKRPVYECTEVQIEAAKGFLSVLRSYLDSLCCNIRSHTITNVQSNDDKSEIVSNNHLDLLMILCW; this is translated from the exons ATGACTGGAATGTCAAAGGAAGAAGGGTCAGCTGGTCCTAGTTGGGGTGCTTCATTTTTTATGCAGACAAGAGAGGATGTGGTTAGAGCTGTTGCAGCTGCTGTTAACTCTCCACTGTCATCAAAAGATGATAACACTGGTAGCCAACTTCAAAGGCTGCAGTATCATGTTGCAAAAATGTTAAAAGGTTTTTCACACCCTCCTAATGTTGAAAACACAAATTATAATCCTGAAATCCTGACTAGTCTGAAGCGTCAATGGGCTGCAAACTTTCAGTTGCAGTACATG GACCATAGGTCTTGGAAGGAGCCCTCACAACTGTTTGAGAGCATGGTGGTTGTTGGACTTCCTCCTAATTGTGATGTTCAGGCACTGCAAAGGCAATATGTTGATAGAAAGTTTGAAGGCTCTGGTAAATTGAGAAGTGCACTCGGTTATCAGAATCAATCTCGTGTAGAACCCAATATTGAACCTCAG GTCTTATTTGTTTACCCTCCAGAAAAACAGCTGCCTCTTAAATGCAAGGATCTTATTTCTTTCTGCTTCCCTGGAGGCTTAGAG GTTTGTGCTGTTGAGAGAACCCCTTCCATGAGTGAGTTGAATGAAATTCTTTTTGGGCAG GAACACCTTAAACAAAGGGATCTGTCATTTGTATTCAGGTTACAG GGTGCTGAAAACTCAACACTTTATGGGTGTTGTGTCTTAGTTGAAGAACTAGTGCAAAAGCCCTCTGGATTGCTATCTCTGATTTCTGATAAGCAGCCTTCTTACTCGTCTTTGAGACGACATATATTAATCACTCAGAGATGTTACTGCATTCTTTCAAGGATCCCAGCTTTTGAATTGCACTTTGGTGTATTGAATAG CATCTTCACACAAGAAAGGCTAGAgcggttgacaaaaggtgttgGAGATTTAAATTTAGAATTTGATGAAGGTAACCATAAGGAAGAAAACCTACAGGGCTACTTGGAGAGTGTTTTGGTGAGTGATGGACCAATAGAAGACAGACTTGGTGGAAATACAGTAATTTCTCAATCAAGAGTGAGAAAGTCTACACCTGAAAATATTGTGGATGATGGTCAATCAGAGCATCTAATGGTTGATGGGGAGCTGCAGACATATAAGGAGAGAATCAATTATGACGATGCTTTGCTTACTGATCCTGTAAATGATAGGACAACAGCCAAAGAAGATTCTGGGCCTGCAAATTCCGAAAATAGTGATCACTATGGAGATGCTTTTGCAACCAACAAACAATCAGATGACAAACATTTACCTAATGCTATTTTGCCCCTTCTGCGCTATTGCCAGTATGAAAGTTCTGAATCTTCCTGCAG TTTTCAAGGCTCGCCTTGTGAAGACAGAAATTTTAGGAGTGATGTTGATGATAATGAGACAGAGGAAGCATCTTTCTCTGGCCAAGAGGATTTAAATGACTTAAATGATATTCTTGAGTGGGCCAAG GAAAATAACCATGGACCACTACAAATTGTAAGCGAGTTTTACCGTTTAAGTTGCCCTGCCAGGGGCTCATCACTTACATTTCATCCTTTGGAGCACTTGCATCCCTTGGAATATCACAGATCAGCTGAGACAGTTCTACGTCTTGCTGATTCAACAGTTGATTTGAAAACGTCCAGTACTGGTCTGGGATTAGCTGAT GCACACATTGCTCTTCTGGTGGAAGAGGCAAATGCATTATCTTTATGGGCTGTAGCTTGCTTGTGCGGTACATTGAGACTTGAAAAT GTGTTAACATTCTTTGCAGGAGTTCTACTAGAGAAGCAGATAGTTGTTGTCTGTTCTAATTTG GGAATCCTATCTGCTTCAGTTTTATCAGTTATTCCGCTAATCCAGCCTTACCGGTGGCAAAGCCTGTTAATGCCA GTTTTACCAAATGACATGCTTGAGTTTTTAGATGCACCTGTCCCTTATGTA gtCGGTATTAAGAACAAGACCAGTGAAGTTCAGTCAAAGTTTACCAATGTTATTCTGGTTGATGCCGATAGAAACCTG GTGAAGTCACCAACAGTTCCCCAACTGCCAAGACAGAAAGAGCTAGTCTCTTCTTTACGTCCTTATCATGAAACTCTTGTAGGAGAAAGTTACTTGGGTAGGAAAAGACCAGTATATGAATGCACAGAAGTGCAG ATTGAAGCTGCGAAGGGGTTCCTTTCAGTGTTAAGATCTTACTTGGATTCTCTTTGCTGTAACATCCGTTCTCACACAATCACCAATGTACAATCCAATGACGATAAG AGTGAAATTGTTTCCAATAACCACCTTGATTTGCTGATGATACTTTGTTGGTGA
- the LOC114382274 gene encoding uncharacterized protein LOC114382274 isoform X1 has protein sequence MTGMSKEEGSAGPSWGASFFMQTREDVVRAVAAAVNSPLSSKDDNTGSQLQRLQYHVAKMLKGFSHPPNVENTNYNPEILTSLKRQWAANFQLQYMDHRSWKEPSQLFESMVVVGLPPNCDVQALQRQYVDRKFEGSGKLRSALGYQNQSRVEPNIEPQVLFVYPPEKQLPLKCKDLISFCFPGGLEVCAVERTPSMSELNEILFGQEHLKQRDLSFVFRLQGAENSTLYGCCVLVEELVQKPSGLLSLISDKQPSYSSLRRHILITQRCYCILSRIPAFELHFGVLNSIFTQERLERLTKGVGDLNLEFDEGNHKEENLQGYLESVLVSDGPIEDRLGGNTVISQSRVRKSTPENIVDDGQSEHLMVDGELQTYKERINYDDALLTDPVNDRTTAKEDSGPANSENSDHYGDAFATNKQSDDKHLPNAILPLLRYCQYESSESSCSFQGSPCEDRNFRSDVDDNETEEASFSGQEDLNDLNDILEWAKENNHGPLQIVSEFYRLSCPARGSSLTFHPLEHLHPLEYHRSAETVLRLADSTVDLKTSSTGLGLADAHIALLVEEANALSLWAVACLCGTLRLENVLTFFAGVLLEKQIVVVCSNLGILSASVLSVIPLIQPYRWQSLLMPVLPNDMLEFLDAPVPYVVGIKNKTSEVQSKFTNVILVDADRNLVKSPTVPQLPRQKELVSSLRPYHETLVGESYLGRKRPVYECTEVQIEAAKGFLSVLRSYLDSLCCNIRSHTITNVQSNDDKVSLLLKESFIDSFPYRDWPFMKLFVDTQLFSVYTDLVLSFLQKE, from the exons ATGACTGGAATGTCAAAGGAAGAAGGGTCAGCTGGTCCTAGTTGGGGTGCTTCATTTTTTATGCAGACAAGAGAGGATGTGGTTAGAGCTGTTGCAGCTGCTGTTAACTCTCCACTGTCATCAAAAGATGATAACACTGGTAGCCAACTTCAAAGGCTGCAGTATCATGTTGCAAAAATGTTAAAAGGTTTTTCACACCCTCCTAATGTTGAAAACACAAATTATAATCCTGAAATCCTGACTAGTCTGAAGCGTCAATGGGCTGCAAACTTTCAGTTGCAGTACATG GACCATAGGTCTTGGAAGGAGCCCTCACAACTGTTTGAGAGCATGGTGGTTGTTGGACTTCCTCCTAATTGTGATGTTCAGGCACTGCAAAGGCAATATGTTGATAGAAAGTTTGAAGGCTCTGGTAAATTGAGAAGTGCACTCGGTTATCAGAATCAATCTCGTGTAGAACCCAATATTGAACCTCAG GTCTTATTTGTTTACCCTCCAGAAAAACAGCTGCCTCTTAAATGCAAGGATCTTATTTCTTTCTGCTTCCCTGGAGGCTTAGAG GTTTGTGCTGTTGAGAGAACCCCTTCCATGAGTGAGTTGAATGAAATTCTTTTTGGGCAG GAACACCTTAAACAAAGGGATCTGTCATTTGTATTCAGGTTACAG GGTGCTGAAAACTCAACACTTTATGGGTGTTGTGTCTTAGTTGAAGAACTAGTGCAAAAGCCCTCTGGATTGCTATCTCTGATTTCTGATAAGCAGCCTTCTTACTCGTCTTTGAGACGACATATATTAATCACTCAGAGATGTTACTGCATTCTTTCAAGGATCCCAGCTTTTGAATTGCACTTTGGTGTATTGAATAG CATCTTCACACAAGAAAGGCTAGAgcggttgacaaaaggtgttgGAGATTTAAATTTAGAATTTGATGAAGGTAACCATAAGGAAGAAAACCTACAGGGCTACTTGGAGAGTGTTTTGGTGAGTGATGGACCAATAGAAGACAGACTTGGTGGAAATACAGTAATTTCTCAATCAAGAGTGAGAAAGTCTACACCTGAAAATATTGTGGATGATGGTCAATCAGAGCATCTAATGGTTGATGGGGAGCTGCAGACATATAAGGAGAGAATCAATTATGACGATGCTTTGCTTACTGATCCTGTAAATGATAGGACAACAGCCAAAGAAGATTCTGGGCCTGCAAATTCCGAAAATAGTGATCACTATGGAGATGCTTTTGCAACCAACAAACAATCAGATGACAAACATTTACCTAATGCTATTTTGCCCCTTCTGCGCTATTGCCAGTATGAAAGTTCTGAATCTTCCTGCAG TTTTCAAGGCTCGCCTTGTGAAGACAGAAATTTTAGGAGTGATGTTGATGATAATGAGACAGAGGAAGCATCTTTCTCTGGCCAAGAGGATTTAAATGACTTAAATGATATTCTTGAGTGGGCCAAG GAAAATAACCATGGACCACTACAAATTGTAAGCGAGTTTTACCGTTTAAGTTGCCCTGCCAGGGGCTCATCACTTACATTTCATCCTTTGGAGCACTTGCATCCCTTGGAATATCACAGATCAGCTGAGACAGTTCTACGTCTTGCTGATTCAACAGTTGATTTGAAAACGTCCAGTACTGGTCTGGGATTAGCTGAT GCACACATTGCTCTTCTGGTGGAAGAGGCAAATGCATTATCTTTATGGGCTGTAGCTTGCTTGTGCGGTACATTGAGACTTGAAAAT GTGTTAACATTCTTTGCAGGAGTTCTACTAGAGAAGCAGATAGTTGTTGTCTGTTCTAATTTG GGAATCCTATCTGCTTCAGTTTTATCAGTTATTCCGCTAATCCAGCCTTACCGGTGGCAAAGCCTGTTAATGCCA GTTTTACCAAATGACATGCTTGAGTTTTTAGATGCACCTGTCCCTTATGTA gtCGGTATTAAGAACAAGACCAGTGAAGTTCAGTCAAAGTTTACCAATGTTATTCTGGTTGATGCCGATAGAAACCTG GTGAAGTCACCAACAGTTCCCCAACTGCCAAGACAGAAAGAGCTAGTCTCTTCTTTACGTCCTTATCATGAAACTCTTGTAGGAGAAAGTTACTTGGGTAGGAAAAGACCAGTATATGAATGCACAGAAGTGCAG ATTGAAGCTGCGAAGGGGTTCCTTTCAGTGTTAAGATCTTACTTGGATTCTCTTTGCTGTAACATCCGTTCTCACACAATCACCAATGTACAATCCAATGACGATAAG GTATCATTGCTTCTGAAGGAGAGTTTCATTGACTCATTCCCATATCGTGATTGGCCTTTTATGAAG CTTTTCGTGGATACACAGCTTTTTTCTGTGTATACAGACCTTGTTCTCTCTTTCTTACAAAAGGAATAG
- the LOC114382274 gene encoding uncharacterized protein LOC114382274 isoform X4 gives MTGMSKEEGSAGPSWGASFFMQTREDVVRAVAAAVNSPLSSKDDNTGSQLQRLQYHVAKMLKGFSHPPNVENTNYNPEILTSLKRQWAANFQLQYMDHRSWKEPSQLFESMVVVGLPPNCDVQALQRQYVDRKFEGSGKLRSALGYQNQSRVEPNIEPQVLFVYPPEKQLPLKCKDLISFCFPGGLEVCAVERTPSMSELNEILFGQEHLKQRDLSFVFRLQGAENSTLYGCCVLVEELVQKPSGLLSLISDKQPSYSSLRRHILITQRCYCILSRIPAFELHFGVLNSIFTQERLERLTKGVGDLNLEFDEGNHKEENLQGYLESVLVSDGPIEDRLGGNTVISQSRVRKSTPENIVDDGQSEHLMVDGELQTYKERINYDDALLTDPVNDRTTAKEDSGPANSENSDHYGDAFATNKQSDDKHLPNAILPLLRYCQYESSESSCSFQGSPCEDRNFRSDVDDNETEEASFSGQEDLNDLNDILEWAKENNHGPLQIVSEFYRLSCPARGSSLTFHPLEHLHPLEYHRSAETVLRLADSTVDLKTSSTGLGLADAHIALLVEEANALSLWAVACLCGTLRLENVLTFFAGVLLEKQIVVVCSNLGILSASVLSVIPLIQPYRWQSLLMPVLPNDMLEFLDAPVPYVVGIKNKTSEVQSKFTNVILVDADRNLV, from the exons ATGACTGGAATGTCAAAGGAAGAAGGGTCAGCTGGTCCTAGTTGGGGTGCTTCATTTTTTATGCAGACAAGAGAGGATGTGGTTAGAGCTGTTGCAGCTGCTGTTAACTCTCCACTGTCATCAAAAGATGATAACACTGGTAGCCAACTTCAAAGGCTGCAGTATCATGTTGCAAAAATGTTAAAAGGTTTTTCACACCCTCCTAATGTTGAAAACACAAATTATAATCCTGAAATCCTGACTAGTCTGAAGCGTCAATGGGCTGCAAACTTTCAGTTGCAGTACATG GACCATAGGTCTTGGAAGGAGCCCTCACAACTGTTTGAGAGCATGGTGGTTGTTGGACTTCCTCCTAATTGTGATGTTCAGGCACTGCAAAGGCAATATGTTGATAGAAAGTTTGAAGGCTCTGGTAAATTGAGAAGTGCACTCGGTTATCAGAATCAATCTCGTGTAGAACCCAATATTGAACCTCAG GTCTTATTTGTTTACCCTCCAGAAAAACAGCTGCCTCTTAAATGCAAGGATCTTATTTCTTTCTGCTTCCCTGGAGGCTTAGAG GTTTGTGCTGTTGAGAGAACCCCTTCCATGAGTGAGTTGAATGAAATTCTTTTTGGGCAG GAACACCTTAAACAAAGGGATCTGTCATTTGTATTCAGGTTACAG GGTGCTGAAAACTCAACACTTTATGGGTGTTGTGTCTTAGTTGAAGAACTAGTGCAAAAGCCCTCTGGATTGCTATCTCTGATTTCTGATAAGCAGCCTTCTTACTCGTCTTTGAGACGACATATATTAATCACTCAGAGATGTTACTGCATTCTTTCAAGGATCCCAGCTTTTGAATTGCACTTTGGTGTATTGAATAG CATCTTCACACAAGAAAGGCTAGAgcggttgacaaaaggtgttgGAGATTTAAATTTAGAATTTGATGAAGGTAACCATAAGGAAGAAAACCTACAGGGCTACTTGGAGAGTGTTTTGGTGAGTGATGGACCAATAGAAGACAGACTTGGTGGAAATACAGTAATTTCTCAATCAAGAGTGAGAAAGTCTACACCTGAAAATATTGTGGATGATGGTCAATCAGAGCATCTAATGGTTGATGGGGAGCTGCAGACATATAAGGAGAGAATCAATTATGACGATGCTTTGCTTACTGATCCTGTAAATGATAGGACAACAGCCAAAGAAGATTCTGGGCCTGCAAATTCCGAAAATAGTGATCACTATGGAGATGCTTTTGCAACCAACAAACAATCAGATGACAAACATTTACCTAATGCTATTTTGCCCCTTCTGCGCTATTGCCAGTATGAAAGTTCTGAATCTTCCTGCAG TTTTCAAGGCTCGCCTTGTGAAGACAGAAATTTTAGGAGTGATGTTGATGATAATGAGACAGAGGAAGCATCTTTCTCTGGCCAAGAGGATTTAAATGACTTAAATGATATTCTTGAGTGGGCCAAG GAAAATAACCATGGACCACTACAAATTGTAAGCGAGTTTTACCGTTTAAGTTGCCCTGCCAGGGGCTCATCACTTACATTTCATCCTTTGGAGCACTTGCATCCCTTGGAATATCACAGATCAGCTGAGACAGTTCTACGTCTTGCTGATTCAACAGTTGATTTGAAAACGTCCAGTACTGGTCTGGGATTAGCTGAT GCACACATTGCTCTTCTGGTGGAAGAGGCAAATGCATTATCTTTATGGGCTGTAGCTTGCTTGTGCGGTACATTGAGACTTGAAAAT GTGTTAACATTCTTTGCAGGAGTTCTACTAGAGAAGCAGATAGTTGTTGTCTGTTCTAATTTG GGAATCCTATCTGCTTCAGTTTTATCAGTTATTCCGCTAATCCAGCCTTACCGGTGGCAAAGCCTGTTAATGCCA GTTTTACCAAATGACATGCTTGAGTTTTTAGATGCACCTGTCCCTTATGTA gtCGGTATTAAGAACAAGACCAGTGAAGTTCAGTCAAAGTTTACCAATGTTATTCTGGTTGATGCCGATAGAAACCTG GTTTGA
- the LOC114382274 gene encoding uncharacterized protein LOC114382274 isoform X3: MVVVGLPPNCDVQALQRQYVDRKFEGSGKLRSALGYQNQSRVEPNIEPQVLFVYPPEKQLPLKCKDLISFCFPGGLEVCAVERTPSMSELNEILFGQEHLKQRDLSFVFRLQGAENSTLYGCCVLVEELVQKPSGLLSLISDKQPSYSSLRRHILITQRCYCILSRIPAFELHFGVLNSIFTQERLERLTKGVGDLNLEFDEGNHKEENLQGYLESVLVSDGPIEDRLGGNTVISQSRVRKSTPENIVDDGQSEHLMVDGELQTYKERINYDDALLTDPVNDRTTAKEDSGPANSENSDHYGDAFATNKQSDDKHLPNAILPLLRYCQYESSESSCSFQGSPCEDRNFRSDVDDNETEEASFSGQEDLNDLNDILEWAKENNHGPLQIVSEFYRLSCPARGSSLTFHPLEHLHPLEYHRSAETVLRLADSTVDLKTSSTGLGLADAHIALLVEEANALSLWAVACLCGTLRLENVLTFFAGVLLEKQIVVVCSNLGILSASVLSVIPLIQPYRWQSLLMPVLPNDMLEFLDAPVPYVVGIKNKTSEVQSKFTNVILVDADRNLVKSPTVPQLPRQKELVSSLRPYHETLVGESYLGRKRPVYECTEVQIEAAKGFLSVLRSYLDSLCCNIRSHTITNVQSNDDKVSLLLKESFIDSFPYRDWPFMKLFVDTQLFSVYTDLVLSFLQKE, translated from the exons ATGGTGGTTGTTGGACTTCCTCCTAATTGTGATGTTCAGGCACTGCAAAGGCAATATGTTGATAGAAAGTTTGAAGGCTCTGGTAAATTGAGAAGTGCACTCGGTTATCAGAATCAATCTCGTGTAGAACCCAATATTGAACCTCAG GTCTTATTTGTTTACCCTCCAGAAAAACAGCTGCCTCTTAAATGCAAGGATCTTATTTCTTTCTGCTTCCCTGGAGGCTTAGAG GTTTGTGCTGTTGAGAGAACCCCTTCCATGAGTGAGTTGAATGAAATTCTTTTTGGGCAG GAACACCTTAAACAAAGGGATCTGTCATTTGTATTCAGGTTACAG GGTGCTGAAAACTCAACACTTTATGGGTGTTGTGTCTTAGTTGAAGAACTAGTGCAAAAGCCCTCTGGATTGCTATCTCTGATTTCTGATAAGCAGCCTTCTTACTCGTCTTTGAGACGACATATATTAATCACTCAGAGATGTTACTGCATTCTTTCAAGGATCCCAGCTTTTGAATTGCACTTTGGTGTATTGAATAG CATCTTCACACAAGAAAGGCTAGAgcggttgacaaaaggtgttgGAGATTTAAATTTAGAATTTGATGAAGGTAACCATAAGGAAGAAAACCTACAGGGCTACTTGGAGAGTGTTTTGGTGAGTGATGGACCAATAGAAGACAGACTTGGTGGAAATACAGTAATTTCTCAATCAAGAGTGAGAAAGTCTACACCTGAAAATATTGTGGATGATGGTCAATCAGAGCATCTAATGGTTGATGGGGAGCTGCAGACATATAAGGAGAGAATCAATTATGACGATGCTTTGCTTACTGATCCTGTAAATGATAGGACAACAGCCAAAGAAGATTCTGGGCCTGCAAATTCCGAAAATAGTGATCACTATGGAGATGCTTTTGCAACCAACAAACAATCAGATGACAAACATTTACCTAATGCTATTTTGCCCCTTCTGCGCTATTGCCAGTATGAAAGTTCTGAATCTTCCTGCAG TTTTCAAGGCTCGCCTTGTGAAGACAGAAATTTTAGGAGTGATGTTGATGATAATGAGACAGAGGAAGCATCTTTCTCTGGCCAAGAGGATTTAAATGACTTAAATGATATTCTTGAGTGGGCCAAG GAAAATAACCATGGACCACTACAAATTGTAAGCGAGTTTTACCGTTTAAGTTGCCCTGCCAGGGGCTCATCACTTACATTTCATCCTTTGGAGCACTTGCATCCCTTGGAATATCACAGATCAGCTGAGACAGTTCTACGTCTTGCTGATTCAACAGTTGATTTGAAAACGTCCAGTACTGGTCTGGGATTAGCTGAT GCACACATTGCTCTTCTGGTGGAAGAGGCAAATGCATTATCTTTATGGGCTGTAGCTTGCTTGTGCGGTACATTGAGACTTGAAAAT GTGTTAACATTCTTTGCAGGAGTTCTACTAGAGAAGCAGATAGTTGTTGTCTGTTCTAATTTG GGAATCCTATCTGCTTCAGTTTTATCAGTTATTCCGCTAATCCAGCCTTACCGGTGGCAAAGCCTGTTAATGCCA GTTTTACCAAATGACATGCTTGAGTTTTTAGATGCACCTGTCCCTTATGTA gtCGGTATTAAGAACAAGACCAGTGAAGTTCAGTCAAAGTTTACCAATGTTATTCTGGTTGATGCCGATAGAAACCTG GTGAAGTCACCAACAGTTCCCCAACTGCCAAGACAGAAAGAGCTAGTCTCTTCTTTACGTCCTTATCATGAAACTCTTGTAGGAGAAAGTTACTTGGGTAGGAAAAGACCAGTATATGAATGCACAGAAGTGCAG ATTGAAGCTGCGAAGGGGTTCCTTTCAGTGTTAAGATCTTACTTGGATTCTCTTTGCTGTAACATCCGTTCTCACACAATCACCAATGTACAATCCAATGACGATAAG GTATCATTGCTTCTGAAGGAGAGTTTCATTGACTCATTCCCATATCGTGATTGGCCTTTTATGAAG CTTTTCGTGGATACACAGCTTTTTTCTGTGTATACAGACCTTGTTCTCTCTTTCTTACAAAAGGAATAG